The Vigna radiata var. radiata cultivar VC1973A chromosome 6, Vradiata_ver6, whole genome shotgun sequence DNA segment ATCCgccttaataataataatattaatattaattctaataattaaCTTCATCCCAAATACCACTATCAAGGGCATCAGAGCAACTCCATATCAACTTCCTCTTTTAATTGTCGGCCATTTTGTCTCTTCTGCCACACTATACCACTCATCACCATACCATTTTTTTACCCTATGGGGAccattttatatatactttcaaaagagaaaaacaaaaatactatCTTATTCTTGAGAATTGAACTACGAGTTAAAGTTTTAtgtagaaaataagaaaattaaataacataaaaataaaagtttttaattgaTACAAAATGAGTTGTAACTAGAAATAGAAAGGGGATAACCTAATTCATTGATGAGGAAAATAAAAAGGGATAATATTACAAGCAAAACATCCTGCAACAACTGGGGGACACAGTGTCTTTGTTGATGGACTTTCAAGTACTTACGAAAGTTTTGTTTGCTGACTTTGGAATATGAAGACAATGTTTGGTTTTGTCTCCTATGTGAATCAGTTTTATATCATATGATTAAGGTACTTTTGAGGTGCGCGTGATCCTGTCACTCCATTCTGCCCTAACTCAAACTCCAAACGCTAACTTATCACTGTTTTCCAATATACCAACAAAACCTTCTTCCCATAACATTATTCTTTCCAATATTCAtgtctctctcatctcaacacttttcaaattaatttataatatattattaattttataccaattatatataaaactaatttattgataattaattctTCTCTCTTTCAAGCTAACTTTGTGAAGATGGATTAgatttaaactttcttttttgtattttttgaaataatgaaaagaaaaaacaatttgtGATGAGCATCTACCATTTAGGTTCATTTCAAACCATATAGTTCATAAGATATAATTTCTTCACACAAGGACATGGCCTACCGTATTAAAATTACAGAACAATTGGATGTGAGTATACGCATCCATCCACATGGGTTGTACACAGGACTTTCAAACAAAGTCAGAAAAAGGAATAAACCCTATCAATTTTCCTCCTGAAAAACGATGCCACAAATGTTgctctttcctttctctttttagttagtcttataataaattttaattaataatagcaAACATGTTTAAATTGTAACGTTAGCTTTTCTCGTTTTATCTTTTAACAACACAAACACTCcattagaaaaattatgttaGTGGACCCCTTTTTGAGTGCAAgaggtgaagaaaagaagacaaaaagaacaacaaaacaaaaaaaataaataaaatgaaagatgtATCAAGTAacatgatataataaaaaaatacagagAGAAATAGGATGAAAGAGATGTATGAAAATACTATCATTGTATATGTTGTAATGTTTATTTGACATATAATAATCAAAACCAAGAATTTGTCTTTTTTCGGAGATTACTTTATTTAAGTGATGCGTGCTtggttttcttaaaattttgagtattgaaaataaaaaagatggaAAATTAATGATGGTATGGTATATAGTATGAACATTTATGATCCAAATAGGATTGGCCAGTGTGCATGACAgtgtaaacataaaaaaaataaaagcaaaaagcaagtgtctctctctctctctctctctctccaatATATACTAGTTTTATCCATGAagaatcaagaaattaaaattccTTAACCAACCAAAGAAAGGGAGTGGAAACTGCAATGGAAGGAAGAAGCAAGAAGGAGGCATACTTTTGTGACAGAGGAAGCATCTTCTCTGGTGGTGCAGAGGCACCTCCTAGTCCAAGCACTCCGCTTCAGCATCCACATGAGAAGAAACAGGTATCtgttgaggaagaagaggaagaaaataagGAGTCAAAGCATGGTGTTATATTGGATCTAAATGTTTCAGGTGATGATTCTTGCAGTGCAGAAGCACTAGAACTGAATCTCATAACCTGTTTGGATGTGGGCTCATCATCCATTAGTGGGAATTCTTCTTCAGAAGTCCCTCTTGCTTCTGATGCTGCTGAGCCAAGAGTCTTCTCTTGCAACTACTGTCACAGAAAGTTCTACAGTTCACAAGCACTTGGTGGGCATCAAAATGCACACAAGAGGGAGAGGTCAATAGCAAAGAGAGGCCACAGGTTTGGATCACAGATAATGGCCTTTGGCCTTCCCTTACTGCATAATAACACCCACTATCCGAGCATGGCTTCCCTACCCCTTTATGGTGCTACCAATAGTAGAGGAGGACCTCTTGGAATTCAAGCACACTCCATGATCCAAAAGCcctctcatcatcatcatcatcatcatcatgtgAGTGGATTTGGAAACTCTTATGCACACCACCATGGTTGGTCAAGACCCATCATTGACCAACAACCTGGAATAGCAAAACTACCGGTGGCTGATTTTCACAGAACAAAATCAGCATTTTCATCATCACAAACAAGTGTTGGTAGGTTTGAAACGGCTAGCACCCTGATGAATTCTTCAGGCAATAAGGAAATCGGTGGTGCTGAAACTCGTTTGAAGGGTAATAATCAAGAAGAAATGAAGCACCTTGATTTATCCCTCAAGCTCTAAACAAGAAGGTGAAAATTCAAGATTTTTGAACTCTCAGCAACCACATCATGGGttatatctatatatagttAAGATTAGTATAGTTAAGATTttggcaattttatttttcccccAGTGTGAAATAACATTTGTGTAAATTTGGATCAAAGTTCTTTTCTTGTAAATGACTTGAGAATCATTGAACTCCAGTTAGGTGTTTTTATTGAGTTTGTTGATGAGTCCTTTTCTTTCCATAAAAGTAAATGTACCCAAAcgttcttctttttttttctccaagaTTGGATTGAGTATGTGGCACCACTATTCGCATTTTCATGTatcacaatttcaaatttaataataatggaAAAATAATATGGGATATTGCTACCTTCTCCATAGGTTGAGCATCACAAATTCAAGAAACATCATGCTATGTGAGCACGTGCACAA contains these protein-coding regions:
- the LOC106764173 gene encoding zinc finger protein 1, producing the protein MEGRSKKEAYFCDRGSIFSGGAEAPPSPSTPLQHPHEKKQVSVEEEEEENKESKHGVILDLNVSGDDSCSAEALELNLITCLDVGSSSISGNSSSEVPLASDAAEPRVFSCNYCHRKFYSSQALGGHQNAHKRERSIAKRGHRFGSQIMAFGLPLLHNNTHYPSMASLPLYGATNSRGGPLGIQAHSMIQKPSHHHHHHHHVSGFGNSYAHHHGWSRPIIDQQPGIAKLPVADFHRTKSAFSSSQTSVGRFETASTLMNSSGNKEIGGAETRLKGNNQEEMKHLDLSLKL